From the Erpetoichthys calabaricus chromosome 12, fErpCal1.3, whole genome shotgun sequence genome, the window agggacactctctgaagcactttgagtaatgagaaaagcaatatatgctgtaaatgtaaagaattattatgttCATAGTGTGCACCTCAACTCTCACTCCTATAACTCCAAAtgttctctgttttaaaatataaatactcaTCAGAATGCATCAAAAGCTTAAGTTCCCACCTGGCTGTGCCATTCATTACCCACAAGTTGGCTAAAAGGATGGAAGTTAATAAGTGGTTGTTTGGTTGTCCATAAAATGATGAGTACTTCCTGTATGACTTTAAATTTATAATGGAAGGGGCAGAAGGGAAGGCGCAGAAGGCAAATGtgagattcttcttcttcttcttccagcaaATTTCTGGGCTTTAAGCAAAAATGTGATGTATTATCTTAAAATCCTACCCCAAAAGGGGCAGACTTTTCCTACATATCTGATAATTTTATTATACCATTAGGAGAAACGgttaaaaaatgtagaaaaagatagatagatagatagatagatagatagatagatagatagatagatagatagatagatagatagatattaagcgctttgagtagtgagaaaaacactatattaagtgtaaagaattattattatttggttaaTTAACGATTGTATATTGGGTCTGTGTGAGAGTATGTTGATGAGTGCCCAGCAATGTTCTAGTTgcttctgggataggcttcagttgGTGTTATCTCTGACATTGACCCACCTTTTAGAGCTCACAGGGCTGCACTATGCAACACCTGCTTTctccatttaaaaatataacattctcaagacgggcggcacggtggcgcagcgggtagcgctgctgcctcgcagttgggagacctgggttcgcttcccgagtcctccctgcgtggagtttgcatgttctccccgtgtctgcgtgggtttcctccgggcgctctggtttcttcccacagcccaaagacatgcaggttaggtggattggcgattctaaattggccctagtgtgtgcttggtgtgtttgtgtgtgtcctgcggtggattggcaccctgcctgggattggttcctgccttgtgccctgtgtttgctgagattggctccagcagacctccgtgaccctgtgttcggattcagtgggttggaaaatggatggatggatggacattctcaAGACCACTTAATGAAGTTCTGAAACACATGGTGTTGTAACACCTTCAattgatgcaaggcaggaatcagccctcGACCGGGTGCCATTCTCAAGCAGGTCCTATTTACGCAAACAAGCCCACTCACAAAGGGGTCCATTTAGAATCACAgaattaacctgcatgtctttgaggatgtggaaacaaaaccagaatatccggaggaaacccacacagacacaagaacaATGCCACATGGACAACAACAAGatgcagaatttgaacccaggacaccagATCTGTGAGATAGCAATTCTAACCACTGTCCCATTTTTCCATATGTATGAAATGTGCAAAAATTAAGGTGATCAATTTTTATACAGGGTACAGAAATTCTCTTTCATGAATGTACATCCCCAGCAGAACTGACTACAGAATTTTCATTAGTGGGTTAGGCAGACTTAACGCCATAAAATAAACTGGAATACTCATAAAGGTAcaacattcaaaatgaaagactAACACTAAAAAGTTAACACTTTCCATAGTTTTAAGCTTTATTAAGTGGAAATTGAATGGTTTTAACGTTTTAAGATGTCAAATAGAAAAAGGGGAAACTATTTCCAAATTAACATGAGTTATGCACTTTGTGCAAAATGTCCTTAACATTTGATTTCATCAAAATTAGAATTACAGATAAATatgcagacagatagatagatagatagatagatagatagatgtgaaaggcactagatagatagatagatagatagatagatagatagatagatagatagatagatagatagatagatagatgtgaaaggcactatacaatagatagatagatagatagatagatagatagatagatagatagatagatagatagatagatagatagatagatagatagatagatagataggaaaggcactatacaatagatagatagatagatagatagatagatagatagatagatagatagatagatagatagatagatagatagatagatagatagatagataggaaaggcactatacaatagatagatagatagatagatagatagatagatagatagatagatagatagatagatagagttcaAGCACttcattgtcattgtgtaacacaacaaaattactttttgtgacagccccaaggtgcatttaaagaaaagtcaaataattccaaatatgtcatatacagtgttaagtgatcaagtaaccagagcaaattattactgctcaaagtacagcaatataaattgttattgcacctgttaatgaatagtacattccatattctatattgtattacattagtatattgcacattaccaatatagcttactgcacatgttcaattaaaaatgatctcagactgaggagattcagagttcagaaagtttatggcagatgggaaaaagctattttttagtctgtttgtgtgtacacagattgacctaaaacgtctgcctgacgggaggagctcaaacaaagtatttccaggatgagttttgtccttgagaatgtttttggcccttctctcacagcgagtcttatacaagagtttgagtgatggcagttcagtcccaataatggcctctgctgtttttacggcccattgcagggcttctttagcagtcttggtgcagctgttgtaccaggccatcatgcagttagttaaaatgctctctatCGTGCatttatagaaattaaccagcagcttctgggggaggtcagctctccttagcttcctgagaaaacagaggtgttgttgtgctttgcctattatagccaagttgttgtcagcccaggaccggtcctctgagatggtgactcctagaaacttaaagctggaaactctctccacagcatctgcattgattgtcatcggactgtgattggtctttttagtggtcctaaaatccagaataacttcttttgtctttttggtatttaagaccaggttgttggtgttgcaccatgctgtcagattctgaacctcttccctatatgcagcttcattgttgtctgttacaagcccgatgacagtcgtatcatccgcaaatttaacaataatgttggATTGGTGGACAGTCATTGGCGAAGAgtgtcctctgagatggtgactcctagaaacttaaagctggaaactctctccacagcatctgcattgattgtcatcggactgtgattggtctttttagtggtcctaaaatccagaataacttcttttgtctttttggtatttaagaccaggttgttggtgttgcaccatgctgtcagattctgaacctcttccctatatgcagcttcattgttgtctgttacaagcccgatgacagtcgtatcatccgcaaatttaacaataatgttggATTGGTGGACAGTCATTGgcgaagagtgcatagagaaggggacttagtacacatccttgtggCACACCAGTGCCCAGGGTAAGggtggatgatagatagatagatagatagatagatagatagatagatagatagatagatagatagatagatagatagatagatagatagatagatagatagatgtgaaaggcaccctATATTtttttgtcccaagggggaaattcggctttttacataagctcttcatataaatacttatataaataGGCAATTTAGGTCACATATCTGCTCCACAAAGCATACTCTCCCCTttacaaagctggcagcactgcgagaataatgtttttttatttctccagtgtcttcagtaccacccagccatccctgttaagtggtaaactcagagatatgtgGGTAGACGAGCCTGTGGTGTCCTcggtaatggactatctgtcagccAGACCGCACtttgtgagactcgaggactgCGTCTCTGAAGTGGAAGTACCTAACACTAGAGCACCACTAGGGACAGTCCTCTAAGtcagtacacctcagactatgaATATAGCACCAGGACAAGTGATTTGCAGTAaatttcagatgattctgcactaacaGCATTTCTTGATAAAGGGGATAAGACAGAGAGGAggaatcaggtggagaactttgcttcttAGTGCAAAAAGAATtatctgcaccttaacatcagcaaaatcaaggaactgcttattgacgtTTGCTGcaaccaaagagcctctatgtctggtcacaatTCAGGTAGTAGATGTTAAGGTGGTGCATTCCTATGTATACTTGGGGGACTACATCAAAGACagggttggactggtctcagaacacagaggagcagaagaagaagcaaagcaggctctttttttcttaggagactgttcCTTTAATGGGAGTTGTGACACACTATATGTGGCATACAGTATACCAGAACCCCTGACCAGGGTGATTTTCTACGCtgttgtgtgctgggctggtaacatcacatcaagagaggcccaccaaatcaacatgcTGATTAAAAAAAGCAGGCACAGTTGTGGGACATACTTTGAcctcctggaggtcatagcaaaggagagaatgaaaacaatacTGACGTCAGTTATgtacaatgctgcatatcctctctctgaaacaccaacaccgaggactttcagccaacaaattattcatcacAAGCGAGTCAAGAAACTCTTGGGgcttctttatataaaaaaacaataataatacattttatttatatagcgcctttcccatgctcaaggcacttacagaataaagaacggcagaatatacagtatatagcattgtacaaaccagataaataaataaagaagattaagacagtaaattctgaaaaaaaaaaaccagacaacataactgatggtctcgcacacacacacacaggatacattagcatcttgacagacaggtaaactgagagaagggtaataaagtcaagtagagctaaaagccttcctgaacagatgagttttgagttgttttttaaaagaattcatggagtcagctgacctgattaatgtcggtaggtcattccagagtctgggcgctatacagctgaaggccctgctgtcacccatggagtgtagattagtgaggggtacaacaagactaccagaatcagaggaccttagtgggcgggcaggcacatagtgatggaggtcACTAATGTAatttggtgcaaggttatttaaagctttgtaagttattagtaggattttatattcgattctataggacacagggagccagtgaagacggagcaggatgggtgtgatgtgctcgctgctgctggttcgagtaaggactcttgcagctgagttttgaataagctggagctgtgatataagattagaaggggcacctggcAGTAggaaattacaataatcgatgcgggatgtgataaaagcatggacaagtttctcagcattagagaaggagaggaaggagcgaacacgggatatgttacggaggtgaaagtaagaaagtttcttaatgtgatttatgtgggcggaatacgtgagggaggaatcaaaaatgacaccaagattttttacagtagaggcaggtatGATGAGATCATTGCCAAGATGGActggagctcattttattaagttgcaagCTCAATACTCctgtatagcacctcactgggactgtaactgccaagtcagacgttttctttctttttagtcattcttgcGTATGTTTGGGAGAGGTTTGTTGTTTGCCATAttggaaatattatttatttagcttttgtGAAATGCCAGACTTTCTCCTGGGGAtaagtaaagttctatctaactGTCTAAATATATACCTGGGCTGTATATAAAGCTACTTCAATTACAGCTTGTAATGTCCCGCTCCCTTAATAACTACCTCATAGTACAAACTGACACTGTGTACACGATTGCCATTGTCACCACATTTGCTGCTACAATGAAACATGAgagaatttttacttttaataaatttcaccATTCGATTCTCCTCAATGAGATCACATAAGTTAACAGTTCACAACACCAAAAACTGTGACATCTTTCTTCCATTATATTTTCATCAGCCAAACCACTTAAAAACATGTACATCCAAAATAACAAACCAAATTTGCCATCCTCTTTCTAATGACACATTGATATCATTACATCTTCATTTAAACAACATACTGAAAAATCAGAAGCCCACTCTCACTGCCTCTTATCTTCACACAACCCGAGACCCCCCACCACTCCCGAGATGGAAAGCAgagggtttttcttttttaaataagagTGCCATTTAATATGCCCCTCTTACTTGTGTTCTGCTGTTATATTAAAGCATTGCTTATTTTACGGTATAAGGAAACGGACTTGCGTTTATACAAAGTCTAAAAAAAGACGCACTCACGCACgcgcatatatattatatatttcctCTGTAAAGTAAAGAGTGATTACCGGTCTGATACACCCTGTAATATTTCATTAAGTGAATACTTTAAATTGGTTTCGGTTTGACGGTTTTAACAGTCATGACTTTGCTAAATATTAGATCGCCTTGTTAAAGCCTGGAAAACTTCCTCGTGTAACAAAAGACAAACCTTACCAGTTCCACCCATCAGTGAATATTAATATTAACTACCACACAAATTATACTTTTATACATTTAGTGACGTAAAATGTTAAAGCAATACACAGTATCAGGATTAAACACAACCTGCTAAGCAACGCCCTTAACAGAGCACGCTTCCTCGTTACAACTACCGCTTATTGAACGACGCCTGCGCGAACCTACAAGCCTTAACTTCCGAGATTAAACTCGTGGTCTCTGCTGATTGGAAGCTTGGCTGAACCAATCGGCGGTGGCCATCTGTGCAAGCCTTGCCGTCAGGAATCTCCGGCGTTCCAGCGTTAAAAGGCGCGGGTCGTGCGGCGCCACCCTCACTACGCGCGGAGATCAGGGACAAAGATGCTGTCGGGCGGTTTGCTGTTGGTGCTTTTCGCCGCGGTGGTCATTGCTGACCCAACTGTGCACTTCAGAGAGGAATTTTTAGATGGAGGtaaattttttaacattatgcacAGGGCAAAGTGCCTGTGCAGGGATATTTATTGTGGGGGAGTAAAGCCATCGTGTGCCTCGCTCTCTACAGCTTATTTAAGCATGGACGTGTTTGCAGTATTAATACTAGTCATCTGTGTAATATTTTAGAGAtctgttttttaaatagaaattgcATCATTAAACGTGCTGGAGTCTTGTGCCGCGGAGAATGTCAGTTCGGATGTATTTGGAAGTAGTTTGTATACTTGAAACGTCGTAATcctttaaataataaacattaacccTGTGTAGGGTGTCAACTGACAAGACTATTCGCATTTTGTTTTGGATGGTGTAAACGATGAACTATGCTACCCCCGCCCCCACTTTCTGAAAGCAAACTTCTAGAAAAGATGGAGCTGGTGATCATTTAGTTCTAACGGCCTCTCAGCGTCGACTTGAAAGATCGAGTTACGGGAAGCGAATATGATACTCATGAATGATGATAAAAGGCAAGATCATGAAATCGAATGCTTGCCGTGTGATTGCTTTCGTCGCTGCAGAGAAACTGTCAAAGTTTTTAATTATGAAATTGTCACCGTGCAAGTTCTGCGTCTTTTTGTCGTAGCTATACGTTTCGGTTAGCTGTCGATCGATTCGTGGCTATTCACTTTCCTGAGAGTGCCATCCGAAAGTTTGACGTTACATTTATTCGCCCGGTCGTGGCTTCACCTCGTTCACTACACTTGAAATTCGGCATaggcaaaataaaatgattagGTGGACTTCGACACTTTGCGTTTCCGCCTCTGTTTTTGTTATACGACCCAGGCTGTTTGTTCACGGTTTTCTGCgggaacagaattttttttttctgtacgtTTCCTACTAGAAAACGATAACGAAAGTTGATTTGCATTTGCTAGTTAACACGGTGCCCAGATATGCTGATCCTACCGAGTCCTGACTTCATATTTTAAGTATGGattcacacttttgctgaatCCGTCTATTCTGTAGTAAGGAAATTAATAAGCAGGGCACAAGGTCTGTAGAATTCGGTTGCATTGTGGGTCATGGACGACCGCAGGACTCCTTAAATATTGTCAATTCATTCCTAATTAGTACTGCCATCTTCTGTTGTGGATGGGTTACTACGTGTATAGATATGACATCAATTTATTCGAATCGAAGCGCAATTCAAAGTTTACATTTATCAACGGTATGGAATATACTTCTAAATTTTCATAAATACTTTTAAGTGGAGCATGCATTTTCTTGGTCAATTTCCATATTCTGTTTAGTACCCAATTTCAGCTGACAGAATCTGTAAATCAAAAATCGTTTATTTACACCAAAACCTGGTTGAAATAATGGGTACGCCTCAATGTCTAAACTGGTTTAACCCAAATGAAATGCGTAATTTTCTATAGTATGTCCTGCAGCGCACTTAAGTAACATGTTGGGGCAGACATGTTAGCATGTCATGGTTTTGCTATTTAGATTTAAGGAAGTGAATTTGACTCAATAAGGAAATCCATACTTAATTGAATGCAGTCCTTTTGATTCCGATACCTTGGTGCCAGTAGAAATTAAAACATGAAGTACAGTCCAGTTGAAAACTAAAGCATTAACCAAGTATTCTGCCAGTGGAGCAAAATTTTATGTGGCGTAAAAATCTCTATTGTAGAGGATAGGGACATCTTGAATAAAAAGCTAGCCCACCAAATAAGCATTGTGGACaggttattagtattataaacCAATACTTGTAAAGTTaagcatgcattgcatttgcagtGTTGGCAATATCAGATATGTCttcataaggggggggggggggtttactcCAAACTGTCTAATCTTTTGTGGCCCTCATTTGTCAACTTGACCTGCCTAACAATGCACAGTGAATTTTGGGCTTATCACCCTTAGTTCACCCCTCCATTAGTTATGCTAGTTTACCCAGTAgatagaatatttttattttaaaaaaaaaaaaaaaaaaaaaaaaaaagccgcctctGAATTCAAAATTGAAACTCACAAGACATACCAATTAATTCAAACCATGCTAGAGAGGATTTACATCTTAAGTAACTTTGCATGTTACTGTGAGAGACTGAATTGCTTACTTACTTGTATACTTTTAGTTTCTAGACCAGTGCCTTGTTTTCTGTCTCGGAACAGTGctagttttttaatttaatgccaTGTTTTCCATCCAAGTTCATGAAAATGAATGCCCTAGAGGAACAGGAATTTGAATTTATAAGTAAAGGTTTCTTGGCACAGTGTTAACATAATGCATTCTTGTCATCTCACAGTATGTAGTTCTAAGTTGTTTAAGTGAATTTGAATGAAGTTTCAGTCTTTCCTGTTtgggtttttttccccccttgGTTAATACACTTGGCAGGTTTTAAGATTAGTCATAGTGACACAAAGCAAGTATGCTGGTATCCTGATAATACTGTGTAGCGTTTGTTCCTGCCAGGTTCATAGTACTGTGTCACTATATTTAAATGGGAATACCTTCAGAAAGTGCATaactttttcttcactttttttagATGCTTGGGAAAGCCGCTGGATGGAATCCACGCATAAATCAGATTATGGAAAGTTTAAGTTAACAGCTGGCAAATTCTATGGAGATGCTGAGAAAGACAAAGGTAAGCCTAGGAATATGAAATATGGCAGATTTGTTTTATACAACTGAAAAGATGTCCTGTGATGTGTTACTTCaaatttgtctttctttggacgTGTTTGACATTCTCTCCAATAATAACCAAAAAGTGTTGCTCCTTTGTGTAATGGGTAGGGTGTACATAGTATTTTTGATTTCAAGGAGGCTGATTTTTGGGGCAGATTATACATGTAGCTGCAAAGCAGTAAGACAATTGCCACTCTAAATGGACACCTTTGTGCAATATTTCAAACCTTTTCTTAAACATATGCTCGTTTTAGGACATTAAATATTAAGGATGCATCCTTAACAGCTGCTTTTGTGCTTTACAGGGGTACAGACCAGTCAGGATGCCCGCTTCTATGCCATCTCCAGCCGTTTTGAGCCTTTTAGTAATGAGGGCAAAACCCTTGTAATTCAGTTCACAGTGAAGCACGAACAGAAGATTGACTGTGGTGGTGGGTATGTCAAGGTCTTCCCGGCTGACCTGGACCAAAAGGAAATGCATGGGGATTCTCAGTACTATATAATGTTTGGTAagaacattttttcttattcGCTTTAGCACATACTGTATCTGAGTCCTTTGACAAAGGAGAGCAAAGGAATACATTAACACCTAGTTAGTGGTCATTGTAGAATTCAGAACCCAGACTGTAAACTACTGTGGACAGTTTTGCATATATGTGTGCAGTAGCACCTGTCTGTAGGGATTAGTTCAGTATGAACTCTTGTATCACTATTTTTATATAGAAATGTGAAGATTTGAGTTTGGTAATACTGATGGGTCAAGTTCTAACTGTGTAACTATATGGATGCAAAACTATACATCTTGTGCAAGTATGAACCCAGTTTTGAACTTttggaaagttttatttttctggtaaAATTGTCAAATGGCAGTAATGGTTTTTGAAATCCacatgtttaaatttttttcatattcttaaAAGGTCCTGACATCTGTGGGTACAGCACTAAGAAGGTACATGTCATTTTCAACTACAAGGACAagaatgagctcatcaagaaggAAATAAAGTGCAAGGCAAGTGAACCTTAACAGGATCTTGTTAATGATGAACTGGTCATTTCAGGGTAACTGGgagcaaagggggggggggggataaaaaaaacactaacttaaCTCCTTATGCTGCATTCATCATATGGTGAAGCTGACAGGGTTGAAGTTCCCATTGCGTCATTTGCAACCTCTATGCATTTGCACTACCCAAGTGAGGAAGTAAACCTGGGTCTCCACCGTGAACGCTGGTGTTTCAGCCTAAGTAAATAGTTCTATAGACCAGATCAAAGACAAAACCACTTGGCAAGAAAGGTTCAACAAGCATGTCATGTCTAAAGATTTTTATGCTGTTGTCAATTATAAATAGTACTACTTGTGTGTGGAAACTGCAATTAAACTGCACAAAGTAACCATTGAGTGTAATGTACAAACAGTAGCAAATATCAAGTTAGCATCAATTTAGTTTAAATGATTCGCCTCAATCCATAATTATGAATGTTGAGAAGTTAGTATTCTAATGCAAATCAAACCCATAAATTAACTCTTTTGGCAGTGTGCATTACCTTTCTGGATTGATGTCTTATTTAATGCTGGACAAACTCTTGCCTTCAGAGATCTGGCAAGAGTTTGAGTAGGAATTCAGACTTTGTAGtggtttttctcagttttttatatcGGGAGTCAAATTGATTTTTAGTTTTAGCTGAATGCAGCATTAATCCATGTTGTCACCTGATGACTTGCTAATAAGTCATATTCTGTAACGAGCTTTAAACCTACTGTCTGTTTTGGTACAGTTAATACAAAAATACCAGCAGCCCTTTTTATATCGGATGGCTTCTGGACATTTAAAAGGCACGTTGGTTATTAACTTAAATTATAATAGAATCATGACTGTTACAGTATTGAATCTTACAGGCCAATGCTATTTTACTTGTGTAGATCTGTGGCTATATAAGATGCTATCCATGCTCtatcttttataaattttaatttagttGGTTTGAGCTGCTGCAGGACTGAAAACTGGCACTGTTTTTATTGGTCTTCCTCTGCTACATGATTAAAGTAAAAGGATGGAAGGACATGATGGGAACACTgtggtttattttattgttagaaAAGCTTTACTGTTGCAGTGCAGTAGGTGGAAATTAGCACATTGCCAGATTTCAGTTAGCAGCATTTTAAATCAAGTGGTGATATGGTGTGTTCCAGTTGTTAAAATTTCTTTTCAGTGTATGACATCTGTGTAATTCTTGGCAGTTTATAAATGTTAATAGACCCTCTAATGCCTTCTGATAAGCCTCCCTTTTGAGGTAGTTGTACAATTTGAGTGGTTTTCACCTGTGCCTTCATCTATAATATTGACCTCCACTGGTGTATTGGAATTATTCTGTCTGATTCTAACTTGTTTGTCAGTTGCTAATTTTATAATTCTCTCTCCAGGATGATGAACTTACTCATCTTTACACACTTATCTTGAGACCAGACCAGACCTATGAGGTGAAGATAGACAATGAGAAAGTGGAGTCTGGTAGCCTGGAGGAAGACTGGGATTTTTTGCCTCCCAAGAAGATAAAGGACCCAAGTGCAAAAAAGCCAGAAGACTGGGATGACAAGGCAAAGACTGATGACCCTGAAGATACTAAGCCAGAGGTTAGTGTACTAAGGTGCACCATGGTCTGCTGGCTTGCACTCTTAAATTAACCTAAACTGTTTCTTGGGAAATACAGAAGGAATttaagtttttacatttaaaacccAGTGAATAATTTAAAGTATtaccttttaaatatttgaattataAAATGCTTTCTATATTTGTCTTAGGACTGGGATAAACCTGAAAATGTCCCAGACCCAGAAGCCAAAAAACCTGAAGACTGGGATGAGGAGATGGATGGGGAGTGGGAACCACCAATGATTCCAAATCCAGAATATAAGGTAAGGAACTTAATTGATGGATAGTTGACCAGCAAGTAATATTTTACTGATGGTCTATGTTCTTAAAGCTTCAGTCCCAATGTGTATCAATAAAGCAGCTTACATGAAAACCTTTGGAGAAAACTCATTGCTTGAGAGATGTTTACAAATTTATCAGCGTTGTggtcaaatttaaattttctcCCCAAGGGTGAATGGAAGCCAAAACAGATTGACAACCCCAATTACAAAGGACCGTGGATTCACCCTGAAATTGACAACCCAGAATATACACCTGATACAAC encodes:
- the calr3a gene encoding calreticulin 3a — protein: MLSGGLLLVLFAAVVIADPTVHFREEFLDGDAWESRWMESTHKSDYGKFKLTAGKFYGDAEKDKGVQTSQDARFYAISSRFEPFSNEGKTLVIQFTVKHEQKIDCGGGYVKVFPADLDQKEMHGDSQYYIMFGPDICGYSTKKVHVIFNYKDKNELIKKEIKCKDDELTHLYTLILRPDQTYEVKIDNEKVESGSLEEDWDFLPPKKIKDPSAKKPEDWDDKAKTDDPEDTKPEDWDKPENVPDPEAKKPEDWDEEMDGEWEPPMIPNPEYKGEWKPKQIDNPNYKGPWIHPEIDNPEYTPDTTIYKFDNVGVIGLDLWQVKSGTIFDNFLITDDEKFAEEIGKETWGVTKGPEKKMKEKQEEEERKQREEEEKKKKDEEKENEDDDEDDEDTGDDDDDDEEVEETTENGIPDKDEL